One Weissella coleopterorum DNA segment encodes these proteins:
- a CDS encoding YfbR-like 5'-deoxynucleotidase, producing the protein MGFHQYLSGLTELEMINRAPGYFKYFPHSVAAHSWKVTQVAQFLGDIEEQHGETVNWRLLYEKALNHDTNERFIGDIRTPVKYASSELRHMLSDVEESLADNFIRMEIPTEYRQNYHRRLTEGKDDSLEGRILSVSDKIDLLYEAFGELQKGNPEPVFMEIYKESLETIYAFRDMESTKYFIHEVLPEMLAEEFPGSERLQRIYIGIFNRGINQ; encoded by the coding sequence ATGGGATTTCATCAGTATTTATCAGGACTAACTGAATTGGAGATGATTAATCGAGCTCCGGGCTATTTTAAATATTTCCCGCATTCTGTGGCAGCTCATTCATGGAAAGTGACGCAAGTTGCTCAATTTTTGGGTGATATAGAAGAACAGCATGGGGAAACTGTTAATTGGCGGTTGCTTTATGAAAAAGCATTAAATCATGATACGAATGAACGTTTCATTGGTGATATTCGTACGCCAGTTAAATACGCTTCTTCTGAGTTACGACATATGCTATCAGATGTAGAGGAGTCATTAGCAGATAATTTTATTAGAATGGAAATACCGACAGAATATCGACAGAATTATCATCGACGTTTGACTGAAGGCAAGGATGATAGCTTGGAGGGGCGGATTTTATCAGTTTCTGATAAAATTGATTTATTATATGAAGCCTTTGGTGAGTTACAAAAGGGAAATCCTGAGCCAGTCTTTATGGAAATATATAAGGAAAGTCTCGAAACAATTTATGCCTTTCGCGATATGGAAAGCACTAAATACTTCATTCATGAGGTGTTACCGGAAATGTTGGCGGAAGAATTTCCAGGTTCAGAGCGTTTACAAAGAATATACATTGGCATTTTTAACCGCGGAATCAATCAATAA
- a CDS encoding CamS family sex pheromone protein → MRYIKWIGAVVGVVLLGGALIFFGNFYSKNSSKVESQKGKTTVNNKVATKKGIKLTGSNSNDQYQSVIKDGNYLVGKARGVTANQNGNQYNTVNFENGLLSLAKKSFSPKSYIFQEGQYLDTKTAQAWLKRKSNDNAVGLNPEDNGKTDDGRNPYYLQSIEEQDFMIQEDNSLKLKGIVLGLAMNTEDVYQKEEFGANFTQKIDDSTRIAKGQEIAAEVVARYRKMEGISADTPIIVGMFSQSSDDSLAGGSFYSYAESKSGTKLSDFKSINEQNVVLPMQEGTKNYKDMASGLNTQFVNFQNNIQGFFPNVSYVTGTANYADKNMTNLKVDITTQFYSQTEMDSFTNYVAQTAPSFLPTNVSVQIRIKTVEGIQAVLVQKSNGKSYDITRLSSD, encoded by the coding sequence ATGCGCTATATAAAATGGATCGGGGCCGTGGTTGGTGTAGTGCTCTTGGGCGGCGCTTTAATCTTTTTTGGTAATTTTTATTCTAAAAATTCATCGAAGGTTGAATCTCAAAAAGGTAAAACAACCGTTAATAATAAAGTGGCCACTAAAAAAGGAATCAAATTAACGGGATCAAATTCTAATGATCAGTATCAATCAGTCATTAAAGATGGAAATTACTTAGTGGGCAAGGCACGGGGTGTTACCGCTAATCAAAATGGTAATCAGTATAATACAGTTAATTTTGAAAATGGATTGCTCAGCTTAGCTAAAAAAAGCTTTTCACCAAAATCGTATATATTTCAGGAAGGCCAATATTTAGATACTAAAACAGCCCAAGCATGGTTGAAGCGTAAATCAAATGATAATGCCGTTGGATTAAATCCAGAAGATAATGGTAAAACGGATGATGGTCGAAATCCATACTATTTACAATCAATTGAAGAACAGGACTTCATGATTCAAGAAGACAATAGCTTAAAGCTTAAAGGGATTGTCTTAGGTTTGGCGATGAATACAGAAGATGTTTATCAAAAAGAGGAATTTGGAGCTAATTTCACGCAAAAGATTGATGATAGTACTCGCATAGCTAAAGGACAAGAGATTGCAGCTGAAGTCGTGGCCCGTTATCGTAAGATGGAAGGTATTAGTGCTGATACGCCGATTATCGTGGGGATGTTTAGCCAATCATCTGATGATAGTTTGGCTGGTGGAAGTTTTTACAGTTATGCTGAGTCTAAGTCTGGGACTAAGCTGAGCGATTTTAAGTCAATTAATGAGCAAAATGTTGTTTTACCAATGCAAGAAGGTACCAAAAATTATAAAGATATGGCCAGCGGCTTGAATACTCAGTTTGTTAATTTTCAAAATAATATTCAAGGCTTTTTCCCAAATGTTTCGTACGTAACTGGGACAGCCAATTATGCCGATAAAAATATGACTAACTTGAAAGTTGATATTACCACCCAATTCTATTCACAAACTGAAATGGATAGTTTTACCAATTATGTGGCGCAAACGGCACCTAGTTTTTTGCCAACAAATGTTTCCGTTCAAATTCGGATTAAGACAGTTGAGGGCATTCAAGCAGTCTTAGTTCAAAAATCTAATGGGAAATCATATGATATTACCCGGCTATCAAGCGATTAG
- a CDS encoding MarR family winged helix-turn-helix transcriptional regulator has product MEQNDILENLTELMRQPSLWFTMMARGDEHRQRPNNQRRLLRILSTSDQAITAGTIADILDIRPASVTQIIKKLEDEDRVERIKDQQDARIVLIKITQKGCDFLNQLDLTRDKIEDEIFNIFTDAEQAQFGAQLEQLNHHLNSEQFDQRFMEHLSEQQRTRFNEIKDRNHHFGHHFHRGPDPRRTFNDHPRF; this is encoded by the coding sequence ATGGAACAAAATGATATATTAGAAAATTTAACGGAATTAATGCGACAACCGAGCTTGTGGTTTACGATGATGGCGCGTGGCGATGAACATCGGCAGCGGCCGAATAACCAACGGCGCTTGTTACGAATTTTAAGTACAAGCGACCAAGCCATTACGGCAGGAACAATTGCAGATATTTTAGATATTAGGCCGGCTTCTGTAACTCAAATTATTAAAAAATTAGAAGATGAAGACAGGGTTGAGCGGATTAAAGATCAACAAGACGCGCGGATTGTTTTAATTAAGATTACGCAAAAAGGGTGCGATTTTTTGAACCAACTTGATTTAACGCGTGACAAAATTGAAGATGAAATATTTAATATTTTTACAGATGCGGAACAGGCACAATTTGGAGCGCAACTAGAGCAATTAAATCATCATTTAAATTCAGAGCAATTCGATCAGAGATTTATGGAGCATTTGAGTGAACAACAACGCACACGCTTTAATGAAATTAAAGACCGGAATCATCATTTTGGGCATCACTTCCATCGGGGACCAGATCCAAGGCGTACATTTAATGATCATCCTAGGTTTTAG
- the ligA gene encoding NAD-dependent DNA ligase LigA yields the protein MAEDQLTLATAEKMLAVRQTQLKQWAEEYYQNDAPTVEDSEYDRVYQEVIDLENQFPELIRTDSITQQVGDQTKENLPKVEHIQPMLSLGDVFSMDTLSDWMHTTQQNSSTALAYNAELKIDGLAISLRYENGSLIQAATRGNGQIGEDVTANVLYIQNIPHQLSEPLNLEVRGEVYMPKTAFVNLNEQRDRDGLTPFANPRNAAAGSLRQLDPQITKQRQLAGFMYQVIDSRNQLGVKTQAELLIRLAELGLPVNLTNQVVESIVELERYIEQQTNQRDNLDYGIDGIVVKVNQLALHEVLGATVKVPRWAIAYKFPAEEKQTVLKEIEWTVGRTGAVTPTAVMNPVQLAGTTVSRASLHNPEYLVAKDLRIGDTVTLHKAGDIIPEVGTVILEKRPMASQSYPIPTNCPVCGDELVHVNGEIALRCLNPFCPAQIKERLTHFASRNAMNIDGLGPKIIEQLLARGLVKTIADLYRLNEEELLELDKFGPKATQNLIVAVDQSKNNSAERLLFGFGIRTVGAKVARQIMQKFLNIHQLAHATVDDIAEIPGLGMVIAENIVQYFADPLVQELLEQLEQQGVNFSYQVEKAVINQPEFTDKKIVLTGKLTMFSRQEATHWLEQRGAQVVGSVSKKTDLLIAGADAGSKLSKAESLEITIWSEQDLQDVMQNNS from the coding sequence ATGGCCGAAGATCAATTGACATTAGCGACAGCTGAAAAAATGTTAGCTGTTCGGCAGACTCAGTTAAAACAGTGGGCTGAAGAATATTATCAAAATGATGCACCGACGGTTGAAGATAGTGAGTATGATCGGGTTTATCAAGAAGTAATTGATTTAGAAAATCAATTCCCAGAATTGATTAGGACAGATTCCATCACGCAACAGGTTGGGGATCAGACTAAGGAAAATTTGCCTAAAGTTGAGCACATTCAACCGATGCTTTCATTAGGTGATGTTTTTTCGATGGATACATTAAGTGATTGGATGCACACCACACAACAGAATAGTTCAACTGCTTTGGCCTACAATGCAGAATTAAAAATTGATGGATTGGCCATTAGTTTACGGTATGAGAATGGAAGCTTAATTCAAGCAGCAACTCGTGGGAATGGTCAAATTGGTGAAGACGTTACCGCCAATGTATTATATATTCAAAATATTCCGCATCAATTGAGTGAACCGCTTAATCTTGAAGTGCGAGGGGAAGTCTATATGCCCAAGACGGCATTTGTGAATTTAAATGAACAAAGAGATCGAGATGGACTGACACCCTTTGCAAATCCGCGAAATGCTGCCGCAGGTTCATTGCGGCAATTGGATCCGCAAATTACAAAACAACGGCAATTAGCTGGATTTATGTACCAGGTGATTGACTCACGAAACCAACTAGGCGTAAAAACGCAAGCTGAATTGTTAATCAGATTGGCTGAATTAGGATTACCGGTTAATTTAACCAATCAGGTAGTTGAAAGTATTGTCGAATTAGAGCGATATATTGAGCAACAAACGAACCAAAGAGATAATTTAGATTATGGAATCGACGGTATTGTCGTTAAAGTTAATCAATTAGCATTACATGAAGTATTGGGTGCGACTGTAAAAGTACCTAGATGGGCAATTGCCTATAAGTTTCCGGCGGAAGAAAAGCAAACTGTCTTAAAAGAGATTGAATGGACTGTTGGGCGAACGGGAGCTGTGACACCTACTGCCGTAATGAACCCCGTTCAATTAGCAGGAACTACTGTTTCAAGAGCATCGCTCCACAATCCAGAATATTTGGTAGCTAAAGACTTACGCATCGGTGATACAGTAACACTGCATAAAGCCGGCGATATTATCCCCGAGGTGGGGACCGTTATTTTGGAGAAGCGGCCTATGGCTAGTCAAAGCTATCCAATCCCCACGAATTGTCCTGTTTGTGGGGATGAATTGGTGCATGTGAATGGCGAAATTGCACTACGTTGCTTAAATCCATTTTGTCCGGCACAAATTAAAGAACGATTGACTCACTTTGCATCTCGAAATGCGATGAACATTGATGGGTTGGGACCAAAGATTATTGAACAATTACTGGCCCGCGGTCTGGTTAAAACCATTGCGGATTTGTATCGTCTAAATGAAGAAGAGTTGTTAGAATTAGATAAATTTGGCCCCAAGGCTACGCAAAATTTAATTGTTGCGGTTGACCAATCAAAGAACAATTCAGCAGAACGCCTCTTATTTGGATTTGGAATTCGCACGGTTGGGGCAAAGGTTGCACGGCAAATCATGCAAAAATTCCTTAATATCCATCAACTAGCGCATGCGACGGTTGATGATATTGCTGAGATTCCGGGCCTTGGGATGGTGATTGCTGAAAATATTGTCCAATACTTTGCTGATCCATTAGTTCAAGAGCTATTGGAGCAATTAGAGCAACAAGGTGTTAATTTTTCTTATCAAGTAGAAAAGGCAGTGATCAACCAACCTGAATTTACGGATAAGAAAATTGTTTTGACAGGCAAGCTAACGATGTTTAGCCGACAGGAAGCCACGCATTGGTTAGAACAACGTGGAGCACAAGTGGTAGGCAGTGTCTCAAAAAAGACGGATCTACTCATTGCCGGGGCAGATGCTGGAAGTAAACTAAGTAAGGCTGAAAGCCTAGAAATTACCATTTGGTCTGAACAAGATTTGCAAGATGTTATGCAAAATAATTCTTAA